CATGGAATCACTGAATTGAAGTTAGAAATAGTCTCAACTTTTACCCTGCAAGAGAAAGGTAGCAGTAAGAAAATGTAACAGCTTCAAATGGCAGGAAGCTGCCTAATAGGAAATTCTTCTAAATTCTATAGAAAACAGTTCtggaaaaaaatagaggaaaccGATGCAAACCTTAGGGAGATGACTGTCTTTCTATGTTCTTTCTGTTCCCTTTTAATACCACTATTTGCCACCAAGTAACCTGAGTTGAATAAACTAAAATGACCTCCACATTTGTAGAGCACTTCCTATTTTTGGAAGTACCTGCAAATACATTATCTTGTATTCAGACTGTAGAGTAAGAGGCAACTTGGCAAGCACTACAGACCGAACTGTGTCCTTCCAAAATTCCTATGTGCAAGGCTTAACCCTCAGCGTGACTGTATTGGGAGACAGGACCgcaaggaagtaattaaggttaaatgaggcccTAAGGTAGGTCCCTGAtccaataggattagtgtccttataagagacacgAGAGAGTAAGTCTCTCTCGCCCCCTCCCACCTCCGGATGCACAGAGAGCACAGCAGCACAGAGCAAGACGGTGGCCGCctccaagccaggaagagagctctcaccagaaacaaaCACGCTGGCACCCGATCACAGACCATCAGTTTCCAGAACTAAGATGGAATTCCTGTCCTTTAAAGCCTTAAAGACTGCGGTATTCTGTTACGGCAGCCAAAGCTGACTCAGACAGCAAGATGCTACCATGTGATCTGCTGGTAAACATCTGCCAGGAGGTGACAGAGCCAGGAGGAAGGGCTCACGCGCCACTAAAACACCACGAACCGGAGGTTCCCCACGTCGAttctgtggctttttaaaaatgtctctccTCTTTACTGAAAGGGTCACAGCAGTGAAGGGCTGTAAGAGTCCCTGAATTAGGTTCTAAGAAGTGTTGAGCCCAATCATGTGACTCCCGTTACTTCCATGGGGAAGAGGGCAACCTCCAGGCCTGTGGAGATCAGGACAAGCAATTTCCCCAGAGCCTCCCACCGACCCTCCCTGTTTTCCACATTTCCCAGAAGCAGCTATCTGATCTTCTGATTGTTGCAGTCACTGCCCCAGACACTGGCCGCCACCCTGTGTGAGATAACAGGGTGTGCTGATAACAACAAGTGACAATTATTAAGTGGTAGCCATTTCAGTGGAACACGATGTTGTGTTCTACTGAATGGAGGGTGTGAGAATAGCCTTCGTTGTGTCACAAGGAAATACcagaaaaagtattaaaaaccctccccaccaaaaacaacaacaaattaaaagaaatatattttaaaaccctCCTAGAGCTATTGTTAACTCAAAGCTCAACCTTTTTATTTTAAGGCAGGAAAGGTGGTTTTGGcaactgttctccaaagtggggTGAACAGAGACACAGGGACGACAGCGCTGCTGACCTTGGAAAGGGTCATATTGACCAGGGATGAGCGGGTAGCCCATGCCGACATGGGTGTGGTGATGCGTGTGCAGGTGGCGCTGGCCGAAGGGGGAGTGACGATCCCTCTCCCTTTCCGCTTCCCGCTCCCGCTCCACTGCAGCCTTTTCCACGGGCTGCAACAGAAACAGAGGTCCCCCTTTAATCCTCCAACAAAACAGTTAGTAGGAGTCATAAACCACCTGTCCTTTCAGCGATACGTGCTAATGATTAAAAAGTACATACAGAGATATGTAAAATTTGTTATTAATCGCAGATCATTTCAAAAGACAGGCATTCGTTTCAGCTGGAATTAAGCCAACACAGCATCCATGTTTTCCTCAAACGACTGACATAAGAGGATCTCTATATTCACTCACAACTGCAGGTTTAGAATAGACCCACCTGCTTCCCAGACACACCTGTCACAGAGGGATGGAGGCAAAAATGTAGTTGTAGAGACTTCTTTAAGGTCCAGCCTTCTGATTACTCTTCTACTCTAATTAATTTTGTGAGAAGAATCTATGTCATAATTTTAAACCTTTCTTTATCTACTATGTTCCATTGAAAACAGACACTCTACTATCATATGCTGAGAGCAAGCAGAGGAAATGACTGTCCTACACCTCTGAAGGATTCCAGAGTCTCTCAATTTCGGACCACTCAGAGAAGCTCCGGTTCTCCCAAATCATAACTGTGTTAAGGCTCAAGTTTTCTGAGATGTTTTTACCCACTAGAACTTAATCACTCTTTTCTTAAAGtcctttttcttacttaaaaaaaaaaaccctttgcaCAGTAAGTCCTCTCAGGAAAAGATTCATACATCATCTTTTCTCTTTATAGGGTCTCAGGCAGACAGACTCACAGTCACAGAACCTGTATTTCCAAACCTCTCTTTTGGAGGCAAGAACTACCacaacttttgtttttaacctgtCTTCTCAACAGTCTCTAGGACTAGCAATCGCCCTTTTttggagggcagggtgggagcaGAGCCACCTTGCACAAATACACATGCCCAAGCTACTTCAGCAGAGTTATAGGGACACGTCCATGAGTCAAGGCCAAAGCAGCAGATGCAGCCGCCACTCCTTAGCCAAGTTACTCGCTCTGGCACACGAGCACATCAAAGCTCGGTCCctataaatttaaatatctgGCTAGCAGGGGTCCTCCTGGGAAAGCAAGGTATAAATGTTCCAACGGAAAAATCACTACTATGTTACACGTGCTGacaattttttccccctgtgtaTGAAAGCATCTTACTTTTCAACCTTCCATTCTTTATATACTAGAATAAAACAGCATCCTGAAATCACAGCTGGGTCCCAAAACCATTTATATTTCAAGACTGTCTTCTAGCTTAGCACTTTTCTCCCCTCAAAAACACAGTGCTTTTAAGTAACAACAAGAGGAGGCTTACGGCGGGAGACTTGCTCCGGTACTGGTTAGCGTGCTGCTGGAGCAGATCCAGTGCTTTCGATTCCGTGGTTGTTTTTGTGTTGATGCTAGGGCTGGTATtgactttctctgcctcttctctccctgaCATCTTTCCATAAACAGGATAATGAAATCCTGGAGAGAGATAGGCCCCTGCAGATAAACAATAAACGCCACACCAAGTTAGGGgcgacatctttttaaaaaaaaatttggattaCATGAATTTGGGATGAGAGTCAGAGAGCTTAAAATAGGGAACTACATTAAGAAAGGGCTACACCATCATTAAACTGTATTTAGGTTCTCTGATTCTCTTCTCCCAGTTAATTCATCCTGATGAAGGGAGGTTATAAACAGAATTGAGCTTAGAGccatttcatacatttatgtGTCTGCTTAAGTGAAAGGAACAGTAACAGTAACGGTTATGACAGTAAGTGCTCTGAATACTTTCACAGGCAATAAAGTATCTGTCAGTCTAACAGCTAGAGCCGACCCTCGGAGCCTATGGAAACCACAGCGAAAGACTCTTAacatttcatcttaaaaaaaaaaatcttatgttaAATCAGTTTCATCTTTGGGACTTAAGCAgcataaaaacaagcaaaacaaatgcTACTCTTGAAGCATCTAATTTATCCTGAGTTTTAAAACAGCTGATATTTTGAACacagcctcctcccacccacagAGTGAGAACCCACAACACATACCAGGGTAACTGTGCATTAAGACGGGAGAAACCGCCCGGTATGCAGGGTGGCTGGGGTCATACATCTGTGGGTAAGGATAAGCGTGCAAGTACTGTATGTAGGACTGATGCTGACTCATGGGTGAGGAGACAGCCACTCTCGTTCCTCGAGAGTCCTTCCAGTTTACGGGAGTCTTCCGATCATCATTTTTCAGCTTGCTCTCATCCAAGGACTGAGAATCTGGACGCTTGGCTTCTTTGGGCTCCTCTTTGATGCTTGTCAATGACACAGGAAGGCTGGGCACACCACTCTCTTTATTGGGAGTTTTCCTGGGACTAtcttctttcaatttcttttctctgtcaaGTTCTTCTGACTTTTGCTGATCCAGGTATTTGGGCTGGTAGACATAATGATGCCACGTCCTTGAATCTGGATCCTGATTTTCAGAAACAGATTTGTTTTACAATTTCAGTTTTTCCGAAAAACCCATTCATCACAACAGCACTATTACTGTTCCTTCTACTACTACGTTaacatttgtttatgtttgcaccAAGCAAAGAGCTGTACCGCCTCCTCTCGTGAAGTAATAACTGTCTGAGGCCGGCATTGCTAATCATTCcttttacaaatgacaaaactaaAGCTTTTAAAGCTCAAGTAATATCAGGGTCACACTGCTGCCCAGTGCATGGAGCTGGGCTTCCAAACTTAGCTCTGCCAGAATTCAGAGCTGGGCTGTTAAAGGTCATTTGTTAACGTTAAATAACCTCTACAGACGTATTTCACCTAaccctcattttccttttattctctcacataggtaaaaagaattttaaaaactccagCTCCCGCTGATAACAGTAAATATAAGTAATTACTACATCAATTAACATATCGGGGTGGTGGCGGGGGTAGGGAAACCTGTGGTTTCCTCATAGTTTTCTTTATCTACTGCAGTTGAGGTTTAATGTAACTGGATCACGTCCCATCATGTGCTGACATTTTaatcaaagtaaaatttcagATTAACAGTACATATTATGGTTTTTCTATTAGGAAACTGAAGCATCCATAACCCCCGACCCCCACAAATTGTATGGTCCTAAACGCAGCCCTGTGAAGTCCCAGACGGATTCAGGCCTCCataagtggggaaactgagatccTTCAATGGCCTTTGTGACCCTCCCATCCCATTCATCATATAAACCCAATGGGTATTTAAGGCTTAAGGCCCAACTCTGGGGCAGAAATGGGTACCAAGAATGGATTCTGTTGCTCTGGGTCACAGGAGACATCTAAGCATGGGAGCAGCGTGGGGGTTGGGGAAGCTGGGAAATACCAGAATTAATGCCTGTGGGACTGCAGTAGTCAGTCAGGATGTCTCTGAGTCGTGACAGAAAGCACTAGCACGTGTCTGATTTCATGGTGACTGGTTTTCAGGTGTTCGCGCATTTAACCACTGGCTGACTGACCACAGGGCTCCGGGGTGGCTGCCTGTGACCCGTCCACCCAGACCCCTGGCTCGCCTCACAAGTGAGCAGCACTGAGCCCTACTTTCGGGCCCTTAACAGAGAGCATAACACAGGAGTCTAGGGACCTCAAGACACCTGGGTTTCATGAAAAAGATGAGGGGGAAATGTGCACTTAAGGACCCCATCTGAATATTCTTAGAAAATGccaaaataaatttggaaatacCAAAGAACTAATTATTTGAGTGATCAGACTCAGAATCTCGGAGTGAGAAGAGAACTCAGCCACCACGGGGTAGAATTCCCGCACTATGGACTCAGTGAGAAATTAAAAGACCTCGTCAGATTCAGTTAGTTAATGGCAGGGAACACGAGTCTCCAAAGCACATGGCCCAGGTTCTTTTTACTACACAAGATGAAGAGGAACTAGTGAGcagtgtacattttaaaaggacaCAAGAACTCCTGAGAAAACCTTCTAAAATATCTTTCAAGAGAAGAGGCATCGAGCCTAAGGAACCCTTGGTTGATTTTCTGGGAAGAAATCAAATGAGATCAAGCCCAGCCATATATGAGTCTCACACTGCTGTCTCCCTGAGGGGGCCACGCTCCACAGTCTTACTTGTTTAAATCTCGAGGTTGGGTCTACACCTGTCTGCTTCATAGAGTCCATGACAGATTTCATTTCTACAGCCTCCTTAATAAGCTGGTGGTTTTCCATCTGCTTAGCTTTGAAGCTGTCGGCCTGAAGCTGCTGCTGGTGATTGGAGAGAAGCTGCGATTTACCTGTCTCCTCAGTTTTATTAGGCACTGACGGCCCTAGTTTAGAATGGTTTTTGTTAGGCTCCGGAGTAGAAGGAGCTTTTGAGATTGTGGCCGACGGCATGTTTTTCTGTTTACTGTCCTCCTTGCCCAGCTCTTTCAAGGGGAGCTCGTTTTTCCTTTCACAGTCTCCTCGCCCAGTTTGGGCCATTTTCTGTTCAGCCAGCCTCTGGTCCTCATAGTACTTCTCATACTGCTGTCTGTAGGCCGGGCTGGTGGCCATCAGAGACTTCTGGTCCATGTAGAGCCCGTAGGCATACTGGCCGTAATACAGTGACTGAGCCAGGGCCGGATGTCTCTGCGTGATCACCGACTGGTGCTGAGGCTGTAAGGATGCAGAATTATGGTCCACTTTCTTGGCCTCCAGCTGCTCTGccttgtctttcttttctgcATCTTCCTCGGACTCCTTCTTGATCTTCATTCCCTGGGCGCTACCGCCGTTCCCAGTTACAGGGGCGCCCACCTGCCCAGGGTGCAGGTAACTAGGAGAATAATAAGGGTCGTAGCCATGGTAATAGGGAGAGTGGGACTCTTTCATTTGCGATGACTGTGCTGCAGCTGAAGGATGCCCTTTGACAACGCCGTCCTTGCTAGAAAGAATATCGGACGGGGAACTGGCCTTTGACCTCATGCCTTCGGACCTGCTGTCAGAACCACCATCATCGGCAGCATCCGATATGTCCGAGTAGGCGGGGCTGCTCGTCTTGGCGGCGGAACCCTCCGCCCCATTCTGGGTCAGCACGTGCAGCGGGGCCATGGGCGCCTGCCCGTTCACCAAAGCGCTGCACTCCATCCTCGAGGCACTCCcgatggaggggctgggggcgtTGTCGGTGAAAGTGTAAACCTTATCAGCCTCGGCTTTGATACTGGCCATCCGGCTCTCCTGCGACTCGGACAGGCCGTTGGCCAGCCCCTCACTCTTGCTGAGATGGTCCTTTAAAAAATGCCCGGATAAGTCTTTCCCCGCCCCCTTGGCGTCCTCCAGTTTGCCCAGCTTCGCCTCCGTTTTCGGGCTCCCCgtctctttcccttctttgtcCTTCAGCTTTcgcttctcctttttctttttgtctttgagcGACACGAGAGCTGGGTTCACGGTGATGGGCTCCCCCATGATCGTGGGCTTTGGCTGAATGGGTTTTAACGGAGGGCTCTTTGGTGTGGCCTGAACCACCGTGGTCGTGAGGGAGGGCAGCCCGGGGATGGTCCCCGTGGTAGTGCTGGTAAAAGCTGCGGTGGGTATAGCGATTAGCTGCGGGGGCgtgggggccggggcgggggcgatGGGCCGGGCAGTTTTGAGTTTGGAGAGGTTTTTGTCCATTTTGCAACTGTTGGCTTTTTTGCCCTTTTCTTTCTCGCCCACGTTTTTCTTGTCAATGAATCCCTCCGCTTCCAGTTTGGGCATCTCGGCAGCCAGACCTCCGTCTGCGGCAGTGCAACTGTCTAAGGTGGCCGTCATGTTGGAGATGACCGGGAGGTTGTTCAGGTCATTGTTCGGCCCCTTCTTTTTGCCCGAATTCTTCCCAGCCTTCGATCCAATCACAGAACCCGGACCGTTGCTCATCAGCTCTCTCTTTCCCTTGGGGGTCCCCGGGGGGTTCCCCGAGCCAGGGGATACCGGCGCCTTCACCTGCTCGTAGGTCGAAACACCTGCGCTCGGCTCACTGCAGTCCAGGGCCACGTTGCTCAGCGCCTCCTCGCAGTCCGAGATCTTGTCCTCGCTGTCAGGTTCGAACTCTAGCTTGTTCTCCGGGTCCAAGTGCGCATGAGCCTGGTGGTACCTGAGGCCGTTAATGTGCTTGTACTTTTTGTTGCAGTTTGGATGAGGACAATCGATCAACACCGGAGAAGAGCAGCCTTGGTCCAAAAAAGTAGTCTCTGGTTTCCCTTGAGGGGTGGTGGGGGTGCTTCTCGAATTTGTGCGGATGCGTTTCCCGGGCTTATTGTCCTCGGAGCTGGAGTTCAGGTCAAGCTCCATTGGaggcttgtttttccttttgttggtgGAGGAGGGACTGGCTTTGATGTCCTCAGCCGCGCAATTCGGGGGTGTCCTTCGCCCGCTGGCGTTGAGGCTGCCCCGCCTCCCTTTCCCGTTGGCCCCGCCTCTGTTCTTGTTCTGCAGCCCTCTGGACTCTGTGAAGCTGGCCTCCGAGCCCGGGGCGGCTGCGGCGGACCTGGCTCTCTTCCCTCGGCCCCGGCCCCCTCTCATCTCCAGGTCACTGGTTGGTGACTCACAGAACCTGGGGAAGCAAGGAACAGACGTCAAAACGGGCATCTCCAAAGGAGCCAGGTGAAATCACGAGGCACATGAGGTGGCAGAGAGCAGTCAACACCCCAGGAACTCCAGGGCTGggcccagagaaggaaaagacatcCTACTCTTCCACTGAGAATTTCAATACCCCCAAAAGAACAGGCTACCGAAGGCTTACATCCACTCTCAGCAAACCAAAGAAAACCAACTCGGGTAGCTAAGCTTCAAATCTAGTTCAAATTCCTGTtttgagaaaggagaacaaaggagaaagagaaggggcaGGAAGTAGAGAACTCCCTACAGAAAAGAAACCCAGTATCTGCATTTTACTGTGTTCAGTCCTGAATTGTTCATTGCTCTTTTGCCTGGTTTCAATTACAGACAGACTTTTATGTATTATTAATCTCTCTCTATGGTTTCCTTGCAAAGGGAGGATGGGGAAAGagaggggaagaagaggaaggaggagagaaaacagagCCTGAAATCAAAGGCCCTGTGCATACCTGGGAGGGGCCCAGTCGTGCTTGGTGCAGTCCAGTAAGGTCCCTACGTAAGTCTTGTTCCTCCACGTGACATTGACCACGAGGACACCTGCAGGAGTGGGGAATGAAGAAGGACCAAGGTTAGCACCAATTACTCTATTTCCAGttcatttattattactattctttTTACCAGCAAAGCTCCATTCTCATTTGCTTTCAAAAGCTGTGGTTTgcattcttcctctttctggtttcAGTGACCTCAAGTGAAAACCCACaggaaactgtgtgtgtgtgtgtgtgtgtgtgtgtgtgtgtgtgtgtgtgtgtgcgcgcgcacgcacacacgcgcaAGCATGTGGTACAAAAGGGTAAGACTGCGTGTGAGAGCGTAATCAAGATACTGCTGACAGAAGGAAATGGTTTTTGCCATGTCCTGCTGTAAAACAGCAACACTCACctcttaatttttctattattacaCATAATTGCTTTCGTTTGGCAAGCGGCCAACAAAAACTAAGCGCCAGTTACCAGTGCTTAAACCAGAAGGTGACTGAAAGTCATTGGTTTTGTTTCCAGTTCAACAGTACAAAATAATGgtgatttttatttagaaaaagaaatgatgtgcATGCACAAAAATAGGTTTGGGGGTAGGGGGAAGCGGGGGCTTGGAGTCCAGAGAGCAATCAGCTACGATTTCTTCTTCCTAATCCTCCCTCTCTGGCTTTGTGAGACAAGAATCAGCCCTATGGTATCTGTTTCACTGTTTGGTCTTGTTTCATATTAAGGACTCCCAAAATAGCCctctttagaaaataaatgtgcaCAATAGGTTTGCCCTTGGGGTTATCTTTAGAATCAACTTTAGTAAGCATTTGCCACagaggattagaaaaaaaaaatctcaaaaccaACACACTTGTTTCCTGCAAGCCATTCTGCTTTTCCCAACTGCTTTGCAGACAGACAATCTAATTTAGCACTGCATCTGTGAATTACTAAACTTAAGTGCACTTAGTATACCAAATGTCACAGGGAAACAAAATATaacatcctttttatttctctagagGACAGGTTCCAAATTTTTTTAACTCGCTCCTTTAAAGCATATATAAAAAGGACTTAGATTTTGagacatatataaaatatgaggGTAAAAAAGTGAAGTATTTAAGTGTGCCTTTGTTACTcaacacccccctccccaactcaCACACACTTCTTGGAAACACCAAGAGACAATACTCAAAGTCTGTTTCTAGCTGTTTTACTCACCTGCTATCGCCATTCTGAATTCTGCAGAAAATCTGTATTGAACTCCTTTATGGTAAGGGACACCTCATAAGGTAAGACTCATTTCCTTGGGAACGTATTGAACAGCAGGTAAAATATTTGAATGGTTGGGACTCAAGTAGTGAGGAAGAGaggatttctttcaaaattctcaaaaagagatttaaaaattgtttcccaTATGGTCTGTGTTACTATTACTTAGGTGACAGCTGAATTTACTCACTGTATCAATAgtatgtgtgttggggtgggggtagtTTGCATGAAGCAAAGCAAGCACTCCCTCAAATCACAGTTGATTCCATTCTAAttcctttaggggaaaaaaattttttttaagccattgagTATAAAAATTCATACTGAGATGAGAATCAATTGCAGTTAGGCATTTGGTCAAAATTTGCACAAGACAGAACAATTGGAGGAAAGGATTCTTTTATGAGCACATCCTTTCAGGAAAAGGGAGGGGGCGGGAGAGAAGGCGAAGGGGAACACAGAGCTGTTTTTCTCATCATCTGCTCTCTGGGGCACTGTGTGTGGTGTCAAAGACCTTTGCAGCTGCTTAAAATTCTTTAGCATGTCAGCTATATTTACAGTGCAGGAATGTATCTGTATCGCCAGAAGGTTACTGCATTTTAACTTTAGATGCAATAGGCTGAATCACTGCGTTCCAGAGTCCCTGATGTAGcacaaatgtataattaaaattgCTTGAAAGGAAACATGAAAGAAACAACAAACCCTCCATTCTTacagtaataaaattaaaaacaggaaaagtcTGCACAGACACTTAACATTTGTCTGCAGTGAAAGGCTTTTGTTATTGCTTTTCCCCTAAGGGTTTCGCGTTTCCAGCAAACGCTGGCCTCGGATTGGCCGGCGCCTGCTGGGAACGCCGGCGTCTGATTGGCTGGGCCGAGGGCGGCCGCCCGGAGCAGCGGGGCAGCGATGGGGGCGGATAAAGGAGCATCGCCTGGGGAAGAGGCGGCGGCCAAGGTAGCGGGCCAGCCACGAGGCGGGGGCAGGTTCTCTCGGGGACAGCGGGCTGCCCGGCTCCGTAAATCAACGCCAGCAGGTCCTTGTGATGAAAGGCTACTACTGTCCGTGTGACAGGGCCGGGTTTCCCACCACGACCCACGCCGCGCAGCTCCACCCAACACGCAAACCCACTCCCAACGCTTGACACTGAATTCGTGGCCTCAAAAACAGGACAAAGGAAAAAGTGGGGTCCGG
This window of the Camelus dromedarius isolate mCamDro1 chromosome 3, mCamDro1.pat, whole genome shotgun sequence genome carries:
- the ZNF608 gene encoding zinc finger protein 608 isoform X3 encodes the protein MSVNISTAGKGVDPNTVDTYDSGDDWEIGVGNLIIDLDADLEKDRQKFEMNNPTNTTTSSSSKDCGGLASSGAGATAALADGLKFASVQPSAPQGNSHKETSKSKVKRSKTSKDANKSLPSAALYGIPEISGTGKRQEVQGRPGEATGMNSALGQSVSGGGGGGGGGGNPNSNSISTGTSAATAGAAACGKSKEEKPGKSQSSRGAKRDKDAGKSRKDKHDLLQGHQNGSGSQAPPGGHLYGFGAKSNGGGASPFHCGGTGSGSVAAAGEVSKSAPDSGLMGNSMLVKKEEEEEESHRRIKKLKTEKVDPLFTVPAPPPPIPSGLTPQILPSYFSPSSSNIAAPVEQLLVRTRSLGVNTCEVGVVTEPECLGPCEPGTSVNLEGIVWHETEEGVLVVNVTWRNKTYVGTLLDCTKHDWAPPRFCESPTSDLEMRGGRGRGKRARSAAAAPGSEASFTESRGLQNKNRGGANGKGRRGSLNASGRRTPPNCAAEDIKASPSSTNKRKNKPPMELDLNSSSEDNKPGKRIRTNSRSTPTTPQGKPETTFLDQGCSSPVLIDCPHPNCNKKYKHINGLRYHQAHAHLDPENKLEFEPDSEDKISDCEEALSNVALDCSEPSAGVSTYEQVKAPVSPGSGNPPGTPKGKRELMSNGPGSVIGSKAGKNSGKKKGPNNDLNNLPVISNMTATLDSCTAADGGLAAEMPKLEAEGFIDKKNVGEKEKGKKANSCKMDKNLSKLKTARPIAPAPAPTPPQLIAIPTAAFTSTTTGTIPGLPSLTTTVVQATPKSPPLKPIQPKPTIMGEPITVNPALVSLKDKKKKEKRKLKDKEGKETGSPKTEAKLGKLEDAKGAGKDLSGHFLKDHLSKSEGLANGLSESQESRMASIKAEADKVYTFTDNAPSPSIGSASRMECSALVNGQAPMAPLHVLTQNGAEGSAAKTSSPAYSDISDAADDGGSDSRSEGMRSKASSPSDILSSKDGVVKGHPSAAAQSSQMKESHSPYYHGYDPYYSPSYLHPGQVGAPVTGNGGSAQGMKIKKESEEDAEKKDKAEQLEAKKVDHNSASLQPQHQSVITQRHPALAQSLYYGQYAYGLYMDQKSLMATSPAYRQQYEKYYEDQRLAEQKMAQTGRGDCERKNELPLKELGKEDSKQKNMPSATISKAPSTPEPNKNHSKLGPSVPNKTEETGKSQLLSNHQQQLQADSFKAKQMENHQLIKEAVEMKSVMDSMKQTGVDPTSRFKQDPDSRTWHHYVYQPKYLDQQKSEELDREKKLKEDSPRKTPNKESGVPSLPVSLTSIKEEPKEAKRPDSQSLDESKLKNDDRKTPVNWKDSRGTRVAVSSPMSQHQSYIQYLHAYPYPQMYDPSHPAYRAVSPVLMHSYPGAYLSPGFHYPVYGKMSGREEAEKVNTSPSINTKTTTESKALDLLQQHANQYRSKSPAPVEKAAVEREREAERERDRHSPFGQRHLHTHHHTHVGMGYPLIPGQYDPFQGLTSAALVASQQVAAQASASGMFPAQRR